One segment of Hemitrygon akajei chromosome 15, sHemAka1.3, whole genome shotgun sequence DNA contains the following:
- the LOC140739224 gene encoding platelet-derived growth factor receptor-like protein isoform X2: MRLGLVFLLVCLSVFLLEFVECQDVTAAKSKKRNADKKGRPTNKKHKSKPKVKKVTVKKPARFGIMTQLLERGRFQKPFDSLVIPAGGTLALRCRGDRISWTYPSYLDEENDGRFSISHQERFSQLTVVNSTGADTGEYSCWALDCDSETCRKDDSKTGSTYVFFSDPRELFVPANDYYEAIQLRTDRPTRLPCQVTNPLAKVSLHREFPPEVIPVDGRLITFDVKKGFIIHKALPLFGGTLYCVASYQGLMQSSTKYLLIFINYPSAPPSATIKASSRSVLAGANFNLTCTVVGETNIEVDFTWEFPGQQLGRPTYTVESQHPVFPGGKIARSSQSILLVDEARPVDDGLYTCTAQNLQGSTTVSTQVKVLPQRGPGQA; the protein is encoded by the exons ATGAGGCTGGGGTTAGTTTTCCTGCTGGTTTGTCTGAGCGTTTTTTTGCTGGAATTCG TGGAATGCCAGGATGTAACAGCTGCCAAAAGTAAAAAGCGAAATGCTGACAAGAAAGGTAGACCGACCAACAAAAAGCACAAGAGCAAGCCGAAAGTGAAGAAGGTAACGGTTAAGAAACCTGCACGGTTTGGCATCATGACCCAGCTACTGGAGAGAGGCAGGTTTCAGAAACCATTCGATTCTTTGGTAATTCCTGCAGGAGGGACTCTCGCGCTACGCTGCAGGGGCGACCGCATCAGCTGGACCTATCCCAGTTATCTAGACGAGGAAAACGACGGCAGATTCAG CATCAGTCATCAGGAAAGATTTAGCCAACTGACAGTAGTGAACAGCACAGGAGCCGATACGGGTGAATACAGCTGCTGGGCGTTGGACTGTGACTCTGAGACCTGCAGAAAGGATGACTCCAAAACGGGCAGCACCTACGTCTTCTTCTCTG ATCCGCGTGAGCTGTTTGTTCCGGCGAATGATTACTACGAAGCTATTCAGCTTCGCACTGACAGGCCCACACGGTTACCGTGCCAAGTGACAAACCCTCTTGCCAAAGTGTCTCTACACCGAGAGTTCCCCCCGGAGGTGATTCCAGTGGATGGGAGATTAATCACGTTTGATGTCAAGAAAGGTTTTATTATCCATAAGGCTCTCCCATTGTTTGGTGGCACACTGTACTGTGTGGCAAGTTATCAGGGGCTAATGCAAAGTTCGACAAAGTACCTGCTCATATTTATCAATT ATCCGTCTGCACCTCCATCAGCTACAATCAAAGCCTCGTCTAGGTCTGTACTTGCAGGGGCCAACTTCAACTTAACATGTACAGTTGTTGGAGAAACTAACATAGAGGTGGACTTCACTTGGGAATTCCCTGGCCAGCAG CTGGGGAGACCAACCTATACTGTGGAGAGCCAGCACCCAGTATTCCCTGGTGGAAAGATAGCCCGGTCATCCCAAAGCATACTCCTGGTGGATGAGGCCCGCCCTGTCGACGATGGGCTCTACACTTGTACAGCTCAGAATCTGCAGGGGTCGACTACAGTCTCCACTCAGGTCAAGGTACTTCCACAGAGAGGCCCAGGTCAAGCCTGA